The following are encoded in a window of Miltoncostaea marina genomic DNA:
- a CDS encoding EamA family transporter translates to MAGVALGAAAGALWALTFIAPELVEPWGPLELTAARYLVFGLCSAAGLALLRFNPLRRLGPADWGRVCLLGLLANVLYYLAAGQAIQMTGPTPVALVVGTLPVGVAVAANLRRRAVAWRRLLPPLAVISAGLAVVTLGTPDAQAADAGAAAAGVGVALAVVGLVSWLAYAVLNAGWLTGRDDMTPLVWTCLTGVGTLVVLVPVVTVALAVRPGLASAPEGASAAGLVAWGLTLGLAASYVATWLWNGAGTRLPAALLGYVIVSETLFAMAYDCVVAARPPSPAEGVAAVLILGGVAWGLAAAGARARGPAPARAADPAPGRLRA, encoded by the coding sequence ATGGCCGGGGTCGCCCTCGGGGCCGCCGCCGGCGCGCTCTGGGCGCTCACCTTCATCGCGCCGGAGCTCGTGGAGCCATGGGGCCCGCTGGAGCTCACCGCCGCCCGGTACCTGGTGTTCGGCCTCTGCTCGGCGGCCGGCCTCGCCCTGCTGCGCTTCAACCCGCTGCGCCGGCTGGGCCCCGCCGACTGGGGCCGGGTCTGCCTGCTGGGGCTGCTCGCCAACGTCCTCTACTACCTGGCCGCCGGCCAGGCGATCCAGATGACCGGCCCCACGCCGGTGGCGCTCGTGGTGGGCACGCTGCCGGTGGGCGTCGCCGTGGCCGCCAACCTGCGCCGGCGCGCGGTGGCCTGGCGCCGGCTGCTGCCGCCGCTCGCCGTGATCTCGGCCGGCCTCGCCGTGGTGACGCTCGGCACGCCCGACGCGCAGGCCGCCGACGCGGGCGCCGCCGCGGCCGGCGTCGGCGTCGCGCTGGCCGTGGTCGGCCTCGTCTCGTGGCTGGCCTACGCGGTGCTGAACGCGGGGTGGCTCACCGGGCGCGACGACATGACGCCGCTCGTGTGGACCTGCCTCACCGGCGTCGGCACGCTGGTCGTGCTGGTCCCGGTCGTGACGGTGGCGCTCGCCGTGCGCCCCGGCCTGGCGTCGGCCCCCGAGGGCGCCTCGGCGGCGGGGCTCGTCGCCTGGGGCCTCACGCTCGGGCTCGCCGCCAGCTACGTCGCGACCTGGTTGTGGAACGGCGCCGGCACCCGCCTGCCGGCCGCGCTGCTCGGCTACGTGATCGTCTCCGAGACGCTGTTCGCGATGGCCTACGACTGCGTCGTCGCGGCGCGCCCGCCGTCGCCGGCCGAGGGCGTCGCCGCCGTGCTGATCCTGGGCGGGGTGGCCTGGGGCCTCGCGGCGGCCGGGGCCCGCGCTCGCGGGCCGGCGCCGGCCCGCGCGGCGGACCCCGCGCCTGGCAGGCTGCGCGCGTGA
- a CDS encoding winged helix-turn-helix transcriptional regulator, whose translation MDTAPRSGCPINAAVEVLGDPWAMLVLRDIMFGGRRHFRELIAGSEEGIATNVLSSRLRRLVAAGLLTRDDARRGQRAAYSLTEAGIQVLPVMVALAEWGLAHREGERRLRVRAELLRDGGPELMAAMMDELREVHLGVPRPDPGAPRPSERPRRAYEAALTDAAPP comes from the coding sequence ATGGACACCGCCCCACGCTCGGGCTGCCCCATCAACGCCGCCGTCGAGGTGCTCGGCGACCCCTGGGCCATGCTCGTGCTGCGCGACATCATGTTCGGCGGCCGCCGCCACTTCCGCGAGCTGATCGCCGGCTCCGAGGAGGGCATCGCCACCAACGTCCTCTCGAGCCGCCTCAGGCGCCTCGTCGCCGCCGGCCTGCTCACCCGCGACGACGCCCGCCGCGGCCAGCGGGCCGCCTACTCGCTCACCGAGGCCGGCATCCAGGTGCTCCCGGTGATGGTCGCCCTCGCCGAGTGGGGGCTCGCCCACCGCGAGGGCGAGCGCCGCCTCCGCGTCCGCGCCGAGCTCCTGCGCGACGGCGGCCCCGAGCTGATGGCCGCGATGATGGACGAGCTGCGCGAGGTCCACCTCGGGGTCCCCCGCCCCGACCCCGGCGCGCCGCGGCCGAGCGAGCGCCCGCGGAGGGCCTACGAGGCGGCGCTCACGGACGCGGCTCCCCCCTAG
- the ilvA gene encoding threonine ammonia-lyase, biosynthetic: MGPDYLRRILTARVYEVARETELSEAPGLSARLGRRVLLKREDAQPVFSFKLRGAYNHMANLGAAARARGVVTASAGNHAQGVALAAARLGCPAVIVMPVTTPAVKVDAVRAFGGRHAEVVQVGDSYSDAQQHADALAAERGLAFVHPFDDPDVIAGQGTIAMEILRQHPGPIDAIFVAVGGGGLAGGVAAYVKALRPEVRVVGVQTEDSDAMARSLEAGERVTLGDVGLFSDGTAVRRVGEETFRLCREHVDAMVRVDIDAVCAAIKDVYADTRSVLEPAGALPVAGLKAWAGDGPGALIAVTGGANMNFDRLRVVAERAQVGEAREAVFAVTVPEERGAFLRFCANLGGHSVTEFNYRMADGRSAHLFVGLQISGRDDATRMAERLRGQGFPTLDLTDDELAKQHLRHTIGGRSARARDELLYRFEFPERPGALLRFLSALSPAWNVSLFHYRYEGAGYGHVLVGIQVPPADMDDFRAFLATLGYPYRDETGNPAYHLFLRG, translated from the coding sequence ATGGGGCCCGACTACCTGCGGCGCATCCTCACCGCCCGCGTCTACGAGGTGGCGCGCGAGACCGAGCTCAGCGAGGCGCCGGGCCTGTCGGCGCGCCTGGGACGCCGGGTGCTGCTGAAGCGCGAGGACGCCCAGCCGGTGTTCTCGTTCAAGCTGCGCGGCGCCTACAACCACATGGCCAACCTCGGCGCCGCCGCCCGCGCCCGCGGGGTGGTGACCGCGTCGGCCGGCAACCACGCGCAGGGCGTGGCGCTGGCGGCGGCGCGCCTGGGCTGCCCCGCGGTCATCGTGATGCCGGTCACCACGCCGGCGGTGAAGGTCGACGCGGTGCGCGCCTTCGGGGGCCGGCACGCGGAGGTGGTGCAGGTGGGCGACTCGTACTCGGACGCCCAGCAGCACGCCGACGCGCTCGCCGCGGAGCGCGGCCTGGCCTTCGTGCACCCCTTCGACGACCCGGACGTGATCGCCGGGCAGGGCACGATCGCGATGGAGATCCTGCGCCAGCACCCCGGCCCGATCGACGCGATCTTCGTGGCGGTGGGCGGCGGCGGGCTCGCGGGCGGCGTCGCCGCCTACGTGAAGGCGCTGCGCCCCGAGGTGCGGGTCGTGGGCGTGCAGACCGAGGACTCGGACGCAATGGCCCGGTCGCTGGAGGCCGGCGAGCGGGTCACGCTCGGCGACGTGGGCCTGTTCTCGGACGGCACCGCGGTCAGGCGGGTGGGCGAGGAGACGTTCCGGCTGTGCCGCGAGCACGTCGACGCGATGGTGCGCGTGGACATCGACGCCGTGTGCGCCGCGATCAAGGACGTCTACGCCGACACCCGCAGCGTGCTCGAGCCGGCCGGCGCCCTGCCGGTGGCCGGCCTGAAGGCGTGGGCGGGTGACGGGCCGGGCGCGCTGATCGCCGTGACCGGCGGCGCCAACATGAACTTCGACCGCCTGCGCGTGGTGGCCGAGCGGGCCCAGGTGGGCGAGGCGCGCGAGGCGGTGTTCGCCGTCACCGTGCCCGAGGAGCGCGGCGCCTTCCTGCGCTTCTGCGCCAACCTCGGCGGCCACTCGGTGACCGAGTTCAACTACCGCATGGCCGATGGCCGCAGCGCCCACCTGTTCGTGGGCCTGCAGATCAGCGGCCGCGACGACGCCACCCGCATGGCGGAACGCCTGCGCGGCCAGGGCTTCCCCACGCTCGACCTGACCGACGACGAGCTCGCCAAGCAGCACCTGCGCCACACGATCGGCGGGCGGTCGGCCCGCGCGCGCGACGAGCTGCTGTACCGGTTCGAGTTCCCCGAGCGCCCGGGTGCGCTGCTGCGGTTCCTCTCCGCGCTGAGCCCGGCGTGGAACGTGTCGCTGTTCCACTACCGCTACGAGGGCGCCGGCTACGGGCACGTGCTGGTGGGCATCCAGGTGCCGCCCGCCGACATGGACGACTTCCGCGCCTTCCTCGCCACCCTCGGGTACCCGTACCGCGACGAGACCGGCAACCCGGCCTACCACCTGTTCCTGCGCGGCTGA
- a CDS encoding DUF4386 domain-containing protein, producing the protein MTAVVARIRAMTPLRRTALVAGLLYLVTFAASIPALALYDGVLNDPAFVHGAGSEDAVAWGAALEIILGVACVGTAVVLYPVLRRWSRALALGFVAARTLEAAMIFAGVLSLLSVLTLRQDATAGADAAALDTSAQALVALHDWSFLLGPGLMAVVNALCFGTIMYRSGLVPRIIPAVGLVGAPILLASGAATLFGLYDQVSAPAMLAALPIAAWELSVGVWMIVKGFRDIAPAQAAAEPAPAPSLQGAAA; encoded by the coding sequence ATGACCGCCGTCGTCGCCCGCATCCGCGCCATGACGCCCCTGCGCAGGACCGCCCTCGTCGCGGGCCTGCTCTACCTGGTCACCTTCGCCGCCTCGATCCCGGCCCTCGCCCTCTACGACGGCGTGCTCAACGACCCCGCCTTCGTCCACGGCGCCGGCAGCGAGGACGCCGTCGCCTGGGGCGCGGCGCTCGAAATCATCCTCGGCGTCGCGTGCGTCGGCACCGCCGTGGTGCTCTACCCCGTCCTGCGCCGCTGGAGCCGCGCCCTCGCCCTCGGCTTCGTCGCCGCGCGCACCCTCGAGGCCGCGATGATCTTCGCCGGCGTCCTCAGCCTGCTGTCGGTGCTGACCCTCCGCCAGGACGCGACGGCCGGCGCCGACGCCGCCGCGCTCGACACCAGCGCCCAGGCGCTCGTCGCCCTGCACGACTGGAGCTTCCTGCTCGGCCCCGGCCTCATGGCCGTCGTCAACGCCCTCTGCTTCGGCACGATCATGTACCGCTCGGGCCTGGTGCCGCGCATCATCCCGGCCGTCGGGCTGGTCGGCGCCCCGATCCTGCTGGCCTCCGGCGCCGCGACCCTGTTCGGCCTCTACGACCAGGTGTCGGCCCCGGCGATGCTCGCCGCCCTGCCGATCGCCGCCTGGGAGCTCTCCGTCGGCGTCTGGATGATCGTGAAGGGCTTCCGCGACATCGCCCCCGCGCAGGCCGCCGCCGAGCCCGCGCCGGCCCCGTCGCTGCAGGGCGCCGCCGCCTGA
- a CDS encoding dihydrofolate reductase family protein produces MPLVRALNFTISLDGFGTGEGLSFEEPFGHAGHRLHEWMFATRFGRALFGQPGGGMGVDDAFAERHGVGFGAEIMGRGKFTPQTGPWTDVGTDEEWRGWWGANPPFHTPVFVLTHHPRPSFELEGGNVFHFIDASPQEALDVAREAAGDLDVRIGGGPSMLRDFLAAGLIDVLHVVQVPILLGRGVRLWDGLEGLESRHSVETVASPSGVTHLTFTRR; encoded by the coding sequence ATGCCCCTCGTCCGCGCCCTCAACTTCACGATCTCGCTGGACGGTTTCGGCACCGGCGAGGGGCTGTCGTTCGAGGAGCCGTTCGGGCACGCCGGGCACCGGCTGCACGAGTGGATGTTCGCCACACGCTTCGGGCGCGCCCTGTTCGGGCAGCCGGGCGGGGGGATGGGGGTGGACGACGCGTTCGCCGAGCGTCACGGCGTCGGCTTCGGCGCGGAGATCATGGGCCGGGGCAAGTTCACACCGCAGACCGGCCCCTGGACCGACGTGGGCACCGACGAGGAGTGGCGCGGCTGGTGGGGCGCGAACCCGCCGTTCCATACGCCGGTGTTCGTGCTGACGCACCACCCGCGCCCGTCGTTCGAGCTGGAGGGCGGGAACGTCTTCCACTTCATCGACGCCTCGCCGCAGGAGGCGCTCGACGTGGCCCGGGAGGCGGCCGGCGACCTCGACGTGCGGATCGGCGGCGGCCCCTCGATGCTGCGCGACTTCCTCGCCGCCGGCCTGATCGACGTGCTGCACGTGGTGCAGGTGCCGATCCTGCTCGGCCGCGGCGTGCGCCTGTGGGACGGCCTTGAGGGCCTGGAGTCGCGGCACTCGGTCGAGACGGTCGCCTCGCCGAGCGGCGTCACGCACCTGACCTTCACCCGCCGGTGA
- a CDS encoding LuxR C-terminal-related transcriptional regulator — protein sequence MDAPATPLLRTKLRAPAPRPGAVARPRLAARVAGDDAAALTLVSAPAGFGKTTLVADALAGRPGVAWLSLDPRDDDPATFWRYVVAALETVRPGAGDGARALLDSSRPSSEVLVASLLNALDAPGDEVVLVLDDYHTVASPEIHDAVGMLVERRPPGVRLVITTRADPPLPLAALRARGALAELRASDLRFTADEAAAYLTGTMGLALGAGDVAALGERTEGWIAALQLAALSMRGRDDPSAFVADFAGDDRFVLDYLAGEVLERQPDDVRGFLLRTSILARLTGPLCDAVTGGGGGAAMLARLERANLFLVPLDDRRRWYRYHHLFADVLQVRLLDELPGEVAALHRRAGAWAEAAGDLPEAIRHALAAGDAGRAAALVERAAPAMRRARREATLGRWIDALPAELLRTRPVLATALVGTRMATGRFDGVAALLDAVEQRLAGPPEALVADDEEELRLLPAQVAIFRAALALVAGEGAATLGHAARALELAGPADHLPRGSAAALAGLAHWAAGDLVPAHERYAEAIGHLERAGHVSDALGCSLALADIQTAQGRLGAALATLEAGLAMAAPHGAIRGVADMHTGIAEVLVARGDPAGAAGRLTAAEALGEHAGLPQHPYRSRVAAARLRELEGDHAAALALLEEAGRRFDTDFSPVVRPVPAIAARVRLRAGDLAGAARWARERGLGTDEEPADATEYERVTLARLLVRRGDEGALPLVARLLAAAERGGREGTVVELLALRALAELAGGDERAARASLEEALVRAEPEGWARPILDAGPGVADILRAIAAAGRAREPARRVLAALTAEDRRPPAAAGPAEGLSEREREVLRLLGSDLSGPDIARELVVSLNTLRTHTKHIYAKLGVTSRRAAVRRAAELDL from the coding sequence GTGGACGCCCCCGCGACGCCCCTCCTGCGCACCAAGCTGCGCGCGCCGGCGCCGCGCCCCGGCGCCGTGGCCCGGCCGCGCCTGGCGGCCCGCGTCGCGGGTGACGACGCGGCCGCGCTCACCCTCGTGTCGGCGCCCGCCGGCTTCGGCAAGACCACCCTGGTCGCCGACGCCCTCGCCGGGCGCCCCGGCGTGGCCTGGCTGTCGCTCGACCCCCGCGACGACGACCCGGCCACGTTCTGGCGCTACGTGGTCGCGGCCCTCGAGACCGTCCGGCCTGGCGCCGGCGACGGCGCCCGCGCGCTGCTCGACTCCTCGCGCCCGTCGTCCGAGGTGCTCGTGGCGAGCCTGCTCAACGCGCTCGACGCGCCCGGCGACGAGGTCGTGCTGGTGCTCGACGACTACCACACCGTCGCCTCGCCGGAGATCCACGACGCGGTCGGCATGCTCGTCGAGCGCCGCCCCCCGGGCGTGCGCCTGGTGATCACGACCCGGGCCGACCCGCCGCTGCCGCTCGCGGCCCTGCGCGCCCGCGGCGCGCTCGCCGAGCTGCGGGCGTCGGACCTGCGCTTCACCGCCGACGAGGCGGCCGCCTACCTCACCGGCACGATGGGCCTGGCGCTGGGCGCCGGCGACGTCGCGGCCCTCGGCGAGCGCACCGAGGGCTGGATCGCGGCGCTGCAGCTGGCCGCGCTGTCGATGCGGGGCCGCGACGACCCCTCCGCCTTCGTCGCCGACTTCGCGGGCGACGACCGCTTCGTGCTCGACTACCTGGCCGGCGAGGTGCTGGAGCGCCAGCCGGACGACGTCCGCGGCTTCCTGCTGCGCACCTCGATCCTGGCCCGGCTCACGGGCCCGCTCTGCGACGCGGTGACCGGTGGCGGAGGCGGCGCCGCGATGCTCGCGCGCCTGGAGCGGGCGAACCTGTTCCTCGTGCCGCTCGATGACCGCCGCCGCTGGTACCGCTACCACCACCTGTTCGCCGACGTGCTCCAGGTGCGGCTGCTCGACGAGCTGCCCGGCGAGGTGGCGGCGCTGCACCGGCGGGCCGGCGCGTGGGCCGAGGCCGCCGGCGACCTGCCGGAGGCGATCCGCCACGCCCTGGCCGCGGGCGACGCCGGGCGGGCGGCCGCCCTGGTGGAGCGCGCCGCGCCCGCGATGCGCCGGGCGCGGCGGGAGGCGACGCTGGGTCGGTGGATCGACGCCCTGCCGGCGGAGCTGCTGCGGACGCGGCCGGTGCTGGCGACCGCGCTCGTCGGCACCCGCATGGCCACCGGGCGCTTCGACGGGGTCGCGGCGCTGCTCGACGCGGTCGAGCAGCGCCTCGCCGGCCCCCCGGAGGCGCTGGTCGCCGACGACGAGGAGGAGCTCCGGCTGCTGCCGGCGCAGGTCGCGATCTTCCGCGCCGCGCTGGCCCTGGTGGCCGGCGAGGGCGCCGCCACCCTCGGGCACGCGGCCCGGGCGCTCGAGCTGGCGGGGCCCGCCGACCACCTGCCGCGCGGCAGCGCGGCCGCGCTCGCCGGGCTGGCGCACTGGGCGGCGGGCGACCTGGTGCCGGCCCACGAGCGCTACGCCGAGGCGATCGGCCACCTCGAGCGGGCCGGGCACGTCTCGGACGCGCTCGGCTGCTCGCTCGCGCTGGCGGACATCCAGACGGCGCAGGGGCGCCTCGGCGCCGCCCTCGCGACCCTCGAGGCCGGCCTGGCCATGGCCGCGCCGCACGGCGCGATCCGGGGGGTCGCCGACATGCACACCGGGATCGCCGAGGTGCTCGTGGCGCGGGGCGACCCGGCCGGCGCGGCGGGCCGCCTCACGGCGGCCGAGGCGCTCGGCGAGCACGCCGGCCTGCCCCAGCATCCGTACCGCTCGCGCGTGGCGGCGGCGCGGCTGCGCGAGCTGGAGGGCGACCACGCCGCGGCGCTCGCCCTGCTGGAGGAGGCCGGGCGCCGCTTCGACACCGACTTCTCGCCGGTCGTGCGGCCGGTGCCGGCGATCGCCGCCCGGGTGCGGCTGCGGGCCGGCGACCTCGCGGGCGCCGCGCGCTGGGCCCGAGAGCGCGGCCTGGGCACGGACGAGGAGCCGGCCGACGCGACCGAGTACGAGCGCGTCACGCTCGCCCGCCTGCTGGTGCGCCGCGGCGACGAGGGCGCCCTCCCGCTCGTCGCCCGCCTGCTGGCCGCCGCGGAGCGGGGCGGCCGCGAGGGGACGGTCGTGGAGCTGCTCGCGCTGCGGGCGCTCGCCGAGCTGGCCGGCGGCGACGAGCGCGCGGCGCGCGCGTCGCTCGAGGAGGCACTCGTGCGCGCCGAGCCCGAGGGCTGGGCGCGCCCCATCCTGGACGCGGGGCCGGGCGTGGCGGACATCCTGCGCGCGATCGCCGCCGCCGGACGGGCACGCGAGCCCGCCCGGCGCGTGCTCGCCGCCCTCACCGCCGAGGACCGGCGCCCGCCGGCGGCCGCCGGTCCCGCCGAGGGCCTCAGCGAGCGCGAGCGCGAGGTGCTGCGGCTGCTCGGCAGCGACCTGAGCGGGCCCGACATCGCGCGCGAGCTGGTGGTGTCGCTGAACACGCTGCGCACCCACACGAAGCACATCTACGCCAAGCTCGGCGTCACCAGCCGGCGCGCCGCGGTGCGGCGCGCGGCCGAGCTCGACCTGTAG
- a CDS encoding FAD-dependent oxidoreductase codes for MIRTVIVGGGMVGLTLARLLRARGQDPLVLERGPAGAYQPRGFMLGYQGFDAFEELGLLARMRAAGRDVGKGPDGRPVGIAVDVGEVMRALAEGVPVAYGRSVVALLREGDRVTGVVTEGPGGRAAIGADIVVACDGRASPVRAMAGLEAEVHPLDDAYLTYLSDVPTRQLFGFRYMSDGGMITMLGWPQGGTASRRIDRVGREAATAPDLERFRAGFIELLPEAEEVVRRIRSWDEVRYVEPALLRCPRWWTPGVVVIGDSAHVFGPDTGVGAGIGLQDAHALAEAIAREADADAACERYVTWREPAVRPYERLDPGWSRIGPVAAPPGRPAAEVWPPR; via the coding sequence GTGATCCGCACCGTGATCGTCGGCGGGGGGATGGTGGGCCTCACGCTGGCGCGGCTGCTCCGCGCGCGCGGCCAGGACCCGCTCGTGCTGGAGCGGGGGCCGGCGGGCGCGTACCAGCCGCGTGGGTTCATGCTCGGCTACCAGGGCTTCGACGCGTTCGAGGAGCTCGGCCTGCTGGCGCGCATGCGGGCCGCGGGCCGCGACGTCGGCAAGGGCCCCGACGGCCGGCCGGTCGGCATCGCGGTCGACGTGGGCGAGGTCATGCGGGCCCTCGCGGAGGGCGTGCCGGTCGCCTACGGGCGCTCGGTCGTGGCGCTGCTCCGCGAGGGCGACCGGGTCACGGGCGTCGTCACCGAGGGGCCCGGCGGCCGCGCGGCGATCGGGGCCGACATCGTGGTGGCGTGCGACGGGCGCGCCTCGCCGGTGCGGGCGATGGCGGGCCTCGAGGCCGAGGTGCACCCGCTCGACGACGCGTACCTCACCTACCTGAGCGACGTCCCGACCCGGCAGCTCTTCGGCTTCCGCTACATGAGCGACGGCGGGATGATCACGATGCTCGGGTGGCCGCAGGGCGGCACGGCGTCCCGGCGCATCGACAGGGTCGGCCGCGAGGCCGCGACCGCGCCCGACCTCGAGCGCTTCCGCGCCGGGTTCATCGAGCTGCTGCCCGAGGCCGAGGAGGTGGTGCGGCGCATCCGCTCCTGGGACGAGGTGCGCTACGTGGAGCCGGCGCTGCTGCGCTGCCCGCGCTGGTGGACGCCCGGGGTGGTGGTGATCGGCGACTCGGCCCACGTCTTCGGGCCCGACACCGGCGTGGGCGCCGGGATCGGCCTGCAGGACGCCCACGCGCTGGCCGAGGCGATCGCGCGGGAGGCCGACGCCGACGCCGCCTGCGAGCGCTACGTCACCTGGCGCGAGCCCGCGGTGCGCCCGTACGAGCGTCTCGACCCCGGCTGGAGCCGCATCGGGCCCGTCGCCGCGCCGCCCGGCCGGCCCGCCGCCGAGGTCTGGCCGCCGCGCTGA
- a CDS encoding nuclear transport factor 2 family protein: MSGERVDRAMLRAFLDAFNAHDLDAIMAFFADDCVFEMPRGPAPGGRRLEGRDQVREGIRSRLEGIPDVRYGDDRHWVCGDRGVSEWTIRGTARSGERIEVRGCDLFEFADGRISRKDSFWKIVD, encoded by the coding sequence ATGTCCGGCGAGCGGGTGGATCGCGCGATGCTCCGCGCCTTCCTCGACGCCTTCAACGCCCACGACCTCGACGCGATCATGGCGTTCTTCGCCGACGACTGCGTGTTCGAGATGCCGCGCGGGCCGGCGCCGGGCGGACGGCGGCTGGAGGGCCGGGACCAGGTGCGGGAGGGGATCCGCTCGCGCCTGGAGGGGATCCCGGACGTCCGCTACGGCGACGACCGCCACTGGGTCTGCGGCGACCGCGGCGTCTCGGAGTGGACGATCCGCGGCACGGCGCGCTCGGGCGAACGGATCGAGGTGCGCGGGTGCGACCTGTTCGAGTTCGCGGACGGCCGGATCAGCCGCAAGGACTCCTTCTGGAAGATCGTCGACTGA
- a CDS encoding FAD-dependent monooxygenase produces MTEHAVVIAGGGPTGTMLAGELALAGVDVVVVERRASPELPGSRAGGLQARTIEVFDQRGIAERFLAEGQVAQVAGFGHNRLDIDDLPARRNHGLGLWQNHIERILAGWIGELGVPVLRGREVTGFAQDDAGVDVELSEGGPLRARYLVGCDGGRSRVRRLAGIDFPGWEATTSSLIAEAEMAERPEIGVRHDANGVQAIGRLEYEVRDGEVVLAEEGPVKVMLTEPEVRSGEPTLDDVRRALVAAYGTDYGIHSPTWISRFTDATRQAAAYRAGRVLLAGDAAHVHSPVGGQGLNIGVQDAVNLGWKLAQVVRGWSPDALLDTYHAERHPVAARALRDTMAQIALIRPGDARLEALRATVAELLAMDEPRRRFGARMSGLDLRYDLGEGHPLLGRRMPDLELETGDGPVRALSLLHEARPVLIDLGRAGAPGVGPWAGRVRLVEARYDGRWELPALGEVVAPGAVLVRPDGHVAWVGEGSDEGLREALGTWCGAPAPASPRPG; encoded by the coding sequence ATGACGGAGCACGCCGTGGTGATCGCGGGAGGGGGGCCGACCGGCACGATGCTGGCCGGGGAGCTGGCGCTGGCCGGGGTCGACGTGGTCGTGGTGGAGCGGCGCGCGAGCCCGGAGCTGCCCGGCTCGCGCGCGGGCGGACTGCAGGCGCGCACCATTGAGGTGTTCGACCAGCGCGGCATCGCGGAGCGCTTCCTCGCGGAGGGCCAGGTCGCCCAGGTGGCGGGCTTCGGCCACAACCGGCTCGACATCGACGACCTCCCGGCCCGCCGCAACCACGGGCTGGGCCTGTGGCAGAACCACATCGAGCGCATCCTGGCCGGCTGGATCGGCGAGCTCGGCGTGCCGGTCCTGCGCGGCCGCGAGGTGACCGGCTTCGCCCAGGACGACGCCGGCGTGGACGTCGAGCTGTCGGAGGGCGGGCCGCTGCGGGCGCGGTACCTGGTCGGCTGCGACGGGGGCCGGAGCCGCGTGCGCCGCCTCGCCGGCATCGACTTCCCCGGGTGGGAGGCGACGACCAGCTCGCTGATCGCCGAGGCGGAGATGGCCGAGCGGCCGGAGATCGGCGTGCGCCACGACGCGAACGGCGTGCAGGCGATCGGCCGGCTCGAGTACGAGGTGCGCGACGGCGAGGTCGTTCTCGCCGAGGAGGGGCCCGTGAAGGTGATGCTGACCGAGCCGGAGGTGCGGTCGGGGGAGCCGACCCTCGACGACGTGCGCCGGGCGCTCGTGGCCGCGTACGGCACCGACTACGGCATCCACAGCCCCACCTGGATCTCGCGCTTCACCGACGCCACCCGCCAGGCGGCCGCCTACCGGGCGGGGAGGGTGCTGCTGGCCGGCGACGCGGCGCACGTGCACTCGCCGGTGGGCGGGCAGGGCCTCAACATCGGCGTGCAGGACGCGGTCAACCTGGGCTGGAAGCTGGCGCAGGTGGTGCGCGGCTGGTCGCCGGACGCCCTGCTCGACACGTACCACGCCGAACGCCACCCGGTCGCCGCCCGCGCGCTGCGCGACACGATGGCCCAGATTGCGCTCATCCGCCCGGGCGACGCGCGGCTGGAGGCCCTGCGCGCGACGGTGGCCGAGCTGCTGGCCATGGACGAGCCGCGCCGGCGGTTCGGCGCGCGGATGTCCGGGCTGGACCTCCGCTACGACCTCGGCGAGGGCCACCCGCTGCTGGGGCGGCGCATGCCCGACCTCGAGCTGGAGACCGGCGACGGCCCGGTGCGCGCGCTGTCGCTGCTGCACGAGGCTCGGCCGGTGCTGATCGACCTGGGACGGGCCGGGGCGCCGGGCGTCGGGCCGTGGGCCGGGCGGGTGCGGCTGGTGGAGGCTCGGTACGACGGCCGGTGGGAGCTGCCGGCGCTCGGCGAGGTGGTCGCGCCAGGCGCCGTGCTGGTGCGCCCGGACGGCCACGTCGCCTGGGTGGGCGAGGGCTCGGACGAAGGGCTGCGCGAGGCGCTCGGCACCTGGTGCGGCGCGCCCGCGCCCGCGTCGCCCCGCCCGGGTTGA